The following are encoded in a window of Perca fluviatilis chromosome 21, GENO_Pfluv_1.0, whole genome shotgun sequence genomic DNA:
- the narf gene encoding nuclear prelamin A recognition factor yields the protein MSEVNMPKRKEKCENCTKQCNKKQSDEGANSHQERDEVNGQEHEGSQLLLSACLSCDGCLSEEESLKISQQSLEEVERVLALNKKCDVSKHKVLVASVCPQSLPFFAVKFGLDITEAAHKLCAFLKSLGVQYVFDTTLAAGFSILESQKEFIQRFRRRHHDSHALPMFTSSCPGWIRYSERVLGSLVTPHICTARSPQQIMGCLVKDYFSKQQKLSPEKVYHVFVAPCFDKKLEAVREEFYNSLLETRDVDCVLTSGEIYYLMEQRKVSVEELDSVPLDHVLGETGDAALVRHEGRGSEGFLEHVFKHAAKELFGLDVHEITYKTLRNRDFQEVTLERDGETLLQFAAVYGFRNIQTLVHRMRKGRVPYQLVEVLSCPGGCLSGRGQAASDVEGRLDKALVQQMEEAYSSLPVRLPEVNPTLHTLYQDWLQGQDSPQAGTLLHTQYRSPINTQPPHMQW from the exons ACCAAACAG TGCAACAAGAAACAGAGTGATGAAGGTGCCAACTCCCACCAGGAGAGAGACGAAGTCAATGGACAG GAGCATGAAGGATCCCAGTTGCTGCTGAGTGCCTGCCTATCCTGTGATGGCTGTCTATCAGAGGAGGAGAGCCTGAAGATCTCTCAGCAGAGTCTGGAGGAAGTGGAGCGCGTTCTGGCACTCAATAAG AAGTGTGACGTGTCGAAGCACAAGGTACTGGTAGCGTCGGTGTGTCCACAGTCGCTGCCTTTCTTTGCTGTCAAGTTTGGCCTGGACATCACGGAGGCTGCCCACAAACTCTGTGCCTTCCTCAAGAGTTTAG GAGTGCAGTATGTGTTCGACACCACTCTGGCAGCAGGCTTCAGCATCTTAGAGAGTCAGAAGGAGTTCATTCAGAGGTTTCGCAGGAGGCACCACGACTCCCACGCCTTGCCCATGTTCACCTCCTCCTGCCCAG ggTGGATCCGCTATTCCGAGCGTGTCCTGGGCAGTTTGGTCACCCCTCATATCTGCACAGCCAGGTCTCCTCAGCAGATCATGGGCTGTCTGGTCAAAGACTACTTCTCTAAACAGCAG AAGCTGAGTCCAGAGAAAGTCTACCACGTGTTTGTGGCTCCCTGCTTTGATAAGAAGCTGGAGGCTGTCAGAGAGGAGTTTTACAACAGCCTGCTGGAGACCAGAGATGTGGATTGTGTCCTCACCTCAG GGGAGATCTATTACCTGATGGAGCAGAGGAAGGTTTCAGTGGAGGAGCTGGACTCAGTTCCACTGGACCATGT GCTGGGAGAGACTGGAGACGCGGCGCTGGTGAGGCACGAGGGCCGAGGTTCTGAAGGCTTCCTGGAACACGTCTTCAAACATGCTGCCAAAGAGCTCTTTGGTCTGGACGTCCATGAGATCACATACAAGACCCTCAG GAACCGGGACTTCCAGGAAGTGACTCTGGAGCGGGACGGGGAAACTCTGCTTCAGTTTGCTGCTGTTTACGGCTTCAGGAACATCCAGACTCTGGTTCACCGAATGAGGAAGGGCCGTGTGCCTTACCAGCTGGTGGAGGTGCTCTCCTGCCCAGGAG GGTGCTTGAGCGGCCGCGGTCAGGCAGCCAGTGACGTGGAAGGCCGGCTGGATAAAGCCCTGGTCCAGCAGATGGAGGAGGCCTACAGCAGCCTGCCGGTCCGTCTCCCAGAGGTCAACCCCACCCTGCACACCCTCTATCAGGACTGGCTGCAGGGCCAGGACTCCCCGCAGGCCGGCACACTCCTGCACACCCAGTACAGAAGTCCGATCAACACACAGCCCCCACACATGCAGTGGTGA